A single window of Maribacter algicola DNA harbors:
- a CDS encoding peptidase associated/transthyretin-like domain-containing protein has product MGKYLLLTFCLYGVVVHGQSEVGGVIMDADEKIPLEFVHIFNRKHSTISNTDGRFLLRTSLDTILFFRNGYEKKELTRASLKDTIYLEKNVVALDEVVVTNAKKILQKIKDSINSNYLLTPHTETFFIRALLRKNDTLVRLQDMTGTLLRKTSIYGNGLEMEKKDYQVQLAEMRQLGIVRDVYGVNFELPSLYNIFGEFMRLNAMGPEFDVIEKPYENSEEIRVEFNSLPTEDGSSATGHYIINEEDNAILSFELFLKGAQKTSKTDLEKYTHVLKGGSSMYFKEDVEKGLYYLHRAKRTFSLEVKTEKHPKPDVYEMEITLYTPESFGNEKIKSNVNEHKDIFMLKHPYNEAYWQEQSWLPVTEEIKEFIQTIGKGTSGLKTKGNMN; this is encoded by the coding sequence ATGGGAAAGTACCTACTACTAACTTTTTGTTTATATGGGGTGGTTGTGCACGGCCAATCGGAAGTTGGTGGTGTCATAATGGATGCCGATGAAAAAATCCCCTTGGAATTCGTGCATATATTCAACAGGAAGCATAGCACCATAAGCAATACCGATGGTAGGTTCCTATTAAGAACCTCCTTGGATACCATCCTATTTTTTAGAAACGGGTACGAAAAAAAAGAGCTCACAAGAGCATCCTTAAAGGATACTATTTACCTAGAAAAAAATGTAGTGGCCTTGGACGAGGTGGTGGTCACCAACGCCAAAAAGATTCTTCAGAAAATCAAGGATTCAATAAATTCCAATTATTTATTGACCCCGCATACAGAAACGTTTTTTATACGGGCGTTGCTCAGAAAAAACGACACCCTGGTTCGGCTACAGGATATGACAGGTACGCTACTACGTAAAACCTCCATTTACGGCAATGGTTTGGAAATGGAAAAAAAGGATTATCAGGTACAATTAGCGGAAATGCGGCAATTGGGGATTGTTAGGGATGTATATGGCGTTAACTTTGAGCTACCTTCGCTGTACAATATTTTTGGCGAATTCATGCGGTTGAACGCCATGGGTCCAGAATTCGACGTTATTGAAAAGCCCTATGAAAACAGTGAAGAAATTAGGGTAGAATTCAATTCGCTACCAACAGAGGATGGCAGTAGCGCCACTGGGCACTACATTATAAATGAAGAGGATAATGCCATCTTATCTTTTGAATTATTTCTCAAAGGGGCTCAAAAAACTTCTAAAACAGATTTGGAGAAATATACCCATGTTTTAAAAGGTGGTTCCTCCATGTACTTTAAGGAAGATGTGGAAAAAGGGCTTTATTATCTGCATAGGGCAAAACGTACGTTTTCCTTAGAGGTTAAAACAGAAAAACATCCAAAACCAGATGTTTATGAAATGGAAATTACCTTATACACCCCGGAAAGTTTTGGCAATGAAAAAATAAAAAGCAACGTCAATGAGCATAAGGATATTTTTATGCTGAAACATCCGTATAATGAAGCCTATTGGCAAGAACAATCCTGGCTTCCAGTAACGGAAGAAATCAAGGAGTTTATACAGACTATTGGTAAGGGAACTT
- a CDS encoding mechanosensitive ion channel family protein: MKTLNELKDTLSDSFGSLLKSAAEMIPQIVVGIIGLIVAWLIIKIILFILKRVLKAAKIDVLSQRVADAKLFGDRQLKIDLLKVTLSATKILLILMFTVVLAQMLKLNAISDAIYSLLGYLPTFISALLILIGGLYLATVIKQATLKLFESMGVGGSKMVSGTLFYLITFFVSITALNQAGVETQIITSNFTLVLGAFLLAFALALGLGAREVVGDLLRTFYSRKIYEVGDQVKIGKIEGKVEAIDNISMVVKTKSGKLVVPIKKIVESTVEVSD; the protein is encoded by the coding sequence ATGAAAACACTTAATGAACTTAAAGATACCTTGTCGGACAGTTTTGGTAGTTTACTCAAGTCCGCCGCTGAAATGATACCCCAAATCGTGGTGGGAATTATAGGCTTGATTGTAGCTTGGTTGATTATCAAAATCATTCTTTTCATCCTGAAACGGGTTCTGAAAGCGGCCAAGATTGATGTGCTATCCCAGCGCGTCGCCGATGCAAAATTGTTTGGGGACAGGCAACTTAAAATCGATTTGCTCAAGGTAACCTTATCCGCTACAAAAATTCTTTTGATTTTAATGTTTACGGTGGTACTTGCCCAGATGTTAAAATTGAATGCCATTTCCGATGCCATTTATTCCCTATTGGGCTATTTGCCAACCTTTATTAGCGCGTTGTTAATACTTATAGGGGGGCTTTATTTGGCCACGGTAATAAAACAGGCAACGTTAAAACTATTTGAATCTATGGGTGTGGGTGGATCTAAAATGGTAAGTGGCACCCTTTTTTATTTGATCACTTTTTTTGTTTCAATAACCGCTTTGAACCAGGCCGGTGTTGAGACCCAGATCATAACCAGTAATTTTACCTTGGTTTTAGGCGCCTTTTTATTGGCGTTCGCCCTGGCTTTGGGTCTTGGTGCCAGAGAGGTCGTTGGCGATCTTCTACGCACTTTCTACTCAAGAAAAATATACGAGGTAGGGGACCAGGTCAAAATTGGTAAAATTGAGGGAAAGGTAGAAGCCATTGACAACATTTCCATGGTCGTGAAGACCAAATCGGGCAAGTTGGTCGTACCCATCAAGAAAATTGTGGAAAGTACCGTGGAGGTAAGTGACTAA
- a CDS encoding ClpP family protease, producing the protein MSSKKGKIQEVIDEKMLAERKVFLWGQVDDDSAKHVIDRLLYLDMQNHKEIQLYINSPGGYVTSGFAMYDTIKSLKSPVSTICTGLAASMGSILLSVGKKGRRFIQPHAQVMIHQPSGGARGQASNIEIQAREIIKTKELSAKILADNCGQSFDRVLRDFDRDYWMNAEESIEYGIVDGILE; encoded by the coding sequence ATGAGTTCTAAAAAAGGAAAAATACAGGAAGTTATAGATGAGAAAATGTTGGCCGAAAGAAAGGTCTTTCTTTGGGGACAGGTAGATGATGATTCCGCCAAACATGTGATAGATAGACTTCTGTATTTGGATATGCAAAACCATAAGGAAATACAATTGTATATCAATAGTCCTGGCGGATATGTAACTTCAGGATTTGCTATGTACGATACCATAAAATCGCTTAAAAGCCCGGTTTCTACCATTTGTACAGGTTTGGCAGCCTCCATGGGCTCTATTTTGCTGTCTGTGGGAAAAAAAGGAAGACGGTTCATACAGCCTCATGCCCAAGTAATGATACATCAGCCAAGTGGCGGTGCAAGGGGGCAGGCGTCCAATATTGAAATTCAGGCTAGGGAAATTATCAAGACCAAGGAATTGAGCGCAAAAATACTGGCGGACAATTGTGGTCAGTCCTTTGATAGGGTATTAAGGGACTTTGATAGGGATTATTGGATGAATGCCGAGGAATCCATCGAATATGGCATTGTTGATGGTATCCTTGAGTAG
- a CDS encoding PorP/SprF family type IX secretion system membrane protein produces the protein MNVYTKYLSLLALLLTTFVSAQQLPQFTQYMYNTISVNPAYAGSRETLNVTLLHRNQWAGLEGNPRTNTLSVHSPLRNNRIGVGVSYINDRLGDESTNYVYGDFSYSVLLNPKVKMSFGLKAGFTNYNLNNPDPNDPFFNANFNAWKPNFGAGIYVGSNRWYLGISSPRISNTDLNDGEFEALERNSYYAIGGVVVDISPSIKFKPTSIAKITNGAPATYDFTANLLFNEKFWIGASYRINDASNFGAMMDYQVSRDFRLGYAYDLPTSTVRPYTGGTHEIILIYEVFKRKPGGIKSPRYF, from the coding sequence ATGAACGTTTACACGAAATACCTATCCCTATTGGCATTGCTGCTGACTACGTTTGTTAGCGCGCAACAGCTACCGCAGTTTACGCAATACATGTACAATACCATTTCCGTGAATCCGGCCTATGCGGGTAGCAGGGAAACCTTGAACGTGACCCTATTGCACAGGAACCAGTGGGCAGGCTTGGAAGGAAACCCAAGGACCAATACACTATCGGTACACTCACCGCTTCGAAATAACCGGATAGGTGTAGGAGTATCTTATATAAATGACAGGTTGGGCGATGAAAGCACAAACTACGTGTATGGGGACTTTTCTTATTCCGTACTATTGAATCCCAAGGTAAAGATGTCCTTTGGGCTCAAGGCTGGGTTTACCAACTATAATCTAAACAATCCAGATCCCAACGATCCTTTTTTCAATGCCAACTTCAATGCATGGAAACCAAATTTCGGGGCGGGTATCTATGTAGGCTCCAACAGGTGGTATCTTGGTATTTCATCGCCAAGGATATCCAATACGGACCTCAACGACGGGGAGTTTGAGGCATTGGAACGAAACAGCTATTACGCCATTGGTGGCGTGGTCGTGGACATCTCCCCCAGCATTAAGTTCAAGCCTACCTCCATTGCCAAGATTACGAACGGTGCACCCGCTACATATGACTTTACGGCCAACTTACTTTTCAATGAAAAGTTTTGGATAGGGGCCTCCTACAGGATCAACGATGCCTCCAATTTTGGGGCCATGATGGACTACCAGGTATCCAGGGACTTTCGTTTGGGCTATGCCTATGACCTACCTACTTCAACGGTGAGGCCCTATACGGGAGGTACCCATGAAATTATTCTAATATACGAAGTGTTCAAAAGAAAACCCGGAGGTATAAAATCTCCCAGATATTTCTAA
- a CDS encoding OmpA family protein, whose translation MKPTKAYIALFALLIGCSLVSAQYGAQQRGDYYFSKFSYAKAIPEYELMLNGGVNTSYAHQQLAECYLLLRDFKKSIPHFEAIIHSDAISKDQYFKYAMALYSDGQLEASEEWLKKYKKYNKNDSRVNRFLKEGNLASIVFNSQERYQLDIVTFNSEHSDFGAYLHQGKLYFASGRTNHLTKGNYGWNNEPWLDIFWVYDDIPFYDPEPLEGNVNSKFHESSPVYSTDYAKDTIIYFTRNNYFDKKAAYGAENEINLKIYSAKRKDGKWMEDRSLPINSDYYSTGHPTVNKERTRIYYTSDMPGGYGGTDIYYSEIHERGGIGKPVNLGPVINTEGNEMFPFINEEGQLFFSSEGHVGFGQLDVFSTITDEEGEFVDVINLGTPINSPADDFAYYGFPNGIDGYVSSNREGGVGSDDIYRFRFSPALEVEGYVTDGINLKPLDSVQLTLFDQKTNTIIAQTFSDEKGYYKFPLQRKTPYMIEAVRSTHPHKNVFFDTSRASFSQKTLRQDIVLDPVLDLKLLAGLKKIYFDFDMSNIRPDAAVELDKVIHVMNDLYPDMIIALESHTDPMGTHEYNDDLSERRAYSTYKYLIDNGIEKNRIVSYKGFGKRRPVNDCTSFQDCSPEDLELNRRTEFPILQIKKGKQLAK comes from the coding sequence ATGAAACCTACAAAAGCATACATCGCCTTGTTTGCACTATTGATTGGTTGCTCCTTGGTCAGTGCCCAATATGGGGCCCAGCAACGTGGGGATTATTACTTCAGTAAATTTTCCTACGCCAAGGCCATTCCAGAATATGAACTCATGCTCAATGGAGGTGTTAACACCAGTTATGCCCATCAGCAATTGGCGGAGTGCTATTTGCTTTTGAGGGACTTTAAAAAATCCATTCCCCATTTTGAGGCCATAATCCATAGTGATGCCATTTCCAAGGATCAGTACTTCAAATATGCCATGGCTCTTTACAGCGATGGCCAATTGGAAGCATCGGAGGAATGGCTTAAAAAATACAAAAAGTACAACAAGAACGACTCCAGGGTCAATAGGTTCCTGAAGGAAGGAAACCTGGCCTCCATCGTTTTCAACAGTCAGGAACGGTATCAATTGGACATCGTAACTTTTAACTCGGAACACAGTGATTTTGGCGCCTATTTACACCAAGGCAAGCTATATTTTGCCTCAGGTAGAACAAATCACTTGACCAAGGGCAATTATGGTTGGAACAACGAACCTTGGTTGGACATTTTCTGGGTCTATGACGACATCCCGTTTTACGATCCCGAGCCTTTGGAGGGGAACGTAAATTCCAAGTTCCATGAAAGCTCGCCGGTCTATTCAACGGACTATGCAAAGGATACCATCATCTATTTTACAAGGAACAATTACTTTGACAAAAAAGCGGCTTACGGCGCGGAGAACGAGATAAACCTGAAGATATACAGTGCCAAAAGGAAAGACGGTAAATGGATGGAGGATAGAAGCTTGCCCATCAACAGCGACTATTATTCAACCGGGCACCCCACGGTAAATAAAGAAAGGACAAGAATTTATTATACCTCCGATATGCCTGGTGGATATGGTGGAACCGATATTTATTATTCAGAAATTCACGAACGGGGAGGCATCGGTAAACCCGTTAACCTGGGACCGGTAATAAATACCGAAGGAAACGAAATGTTCCCGTTCATAAACGAGGAAGGACAATTGTTCTTCAGCTCGGAAGGCCATGTAGGTTTTGGACAGTTGGACGTATTCTCCACCATTACGGACGAGGAGGGCGAATTTGTGGATGTTATTAATCTGGGAACGCCAATAAACAGCCCAGCGGACGATTTTGCCTACTATGGCTTCCCTAATGGGATAGACGGCTATGTTAGCTCTAACAGAGAGGGCGGGGTGGGATCAGATGATATCTACCGATTTAGGTTCTCTCCTGCCCTTGAGGTGGAAGGCTACGTGACGGACGGTATCAACCTAAAACCTTTGGACAGTGTACAGTTGACCTTGTTCGACCAAAAGACCAATACTATCATTGCCCAAACCTTTTCGGATGAAAAAGGATACTACAAATTTCCCTTGCAGCGAAAAACGCCTTACATGATCGAAGCGGTTCGTAGTACGCACCCACACAAGAACGTGTTCTTTGATACCTCAAGGGCTTCTTTTAGTCAAAAGACCCTTAGGCAGGATATCGTATTGGATCCCGTTCTGGACTTGAAACTTTTGGCAGGGCTTAAAAAGATTTACTTTGATTTTGATATGAGCAATATCCGACCGGATGCGGCCGTGGAATTGGACAAGGTAATCCATGTAATGAACGATCTCTATCCGGATATGATCATTGCCCTGGAATCCCATACGGACCCAATGGGAACCCACGAATATAACGACGACCTATCGGAAAGAAGGGCTTATTCTACCTATAAGTACCTCATAGACAACGGTATTGAAAAAAACCGAATTGTATCCTATAAAGGTTTTGGAAAACGAAGACCGGTCAACGATTGTACCAGTTTCCAGGATTGTAGTCCGGAGGACTTGGAGCTCAACCGAAGAACGGAATTCCCTATTTTACAGATAAAAAAGGGAAAACAATTGGCTAAATAA
- a CDS encoding RNA polymerase sigma factor, producing MTFLRKLCLIIVGNQFRTELGANDPYKDITDEDLVMEIVAKKDSMLFGILYDRYAKMVYNKCYGFAKSQKEAEDLTQDVFLMVFVKLASFKGKSKFSTWLYSFTYNFCVNYVNRDKGRKISEKSNEISEEEYRLSQEVTDEHLLELQVEKLKKALEMIPGEDKTILMLKYQDGVSISELESTLELGTSAVKMRLKRAKAKVIEAYNTLP from the coding sequence GTGACCTTCTTACGCAAATTGTGTCTTATCATCGTAGGCAACCAATTCAGGACAGAATTGGGTGCCAACGACCCTTACAAGGATATTACCGATGAAGATCTTGTAATGGAAATAGTGGCTAAGAAGGATTCCATGTTGTTTGGTATCCTTTATGATCGCTATGCCAAAATGGTATACAACAAGTGTTACGGTTTTGCCAAATCACAGAAGGAGGCGGAGGACCTTACGCAGGATGTCTTTTTAATGGTATTCGTAAAATTGGCTTCCTTTAAGGGTAAATCAAAATTTTCAACATGGCTTTATTCCTTCACGTACAATTTTTGTGTTAATTATGTCAATAGGGATAAAGGAAGAAAAATAAGTGAGAAATCCAATGAAATAAGTGAAGAGGAATACAGATTGTCCCAAGAAGTGACGGATGAACATTTATTGGAATTGCAAGTAGAGAAACTGAAAAAAGCCTTGGAAATGATTCCCGGGGAGGACAAGACTATCTTAATGCTAAAATACCAGGATGGTGTTTCCATTTCGGAATTGGAATCTACCCTGGAATTAGGTACGAGTGCCGTAAAAATGAGATTAAAAAGAGCCAAAGCTAAAGTGATAGAAGCTTATAATACGTTACCCTAA